The Deltaproteobacteria bacterium sequence AGGAGCCGGAGAACGGACGGCAGAACGGCATCGTCTTCTTCCCCGGGAGCGCCCCCCTGTACCGCGACGGCGAGCTGATCGGCGGCTTCGGCGTCAGCGGCGACGGCGTCGAGCAGGACGACATCGTGACGAGCGCGGGCGCGAACGCGCCGCCGGGCTTCGAGCCGCCGGCGGGGATCCGCGCCGATCAGGTGAAGGTGCGCGGCGTACGGCTGCCGTATCTCAAGTTCAACCGGCAGCCCAATCAGTGACGGCGGGTCGCGGAGGCGCGAGGTAGGCGCGAGCACGGTCCGATGGCGAAGGACGGGGACGACAAGGGCTTCGACGAGCACACGCGGATCGGCGGCGCGCCGCCGAAGCTGCCGGGTATGCTGCCGGCGCCGCCGCCCGCCTCGTCGGCGCCGCCGGCGCTCGACGAGCACACGCGCGTGCAGTCGGCCCCGCCCCCGATGGCGCCGCGTCCGGCCGCGCCCGCGAGCCCGCCGCCGGCGGCCCCGGCCGCGGGCGGCGACTTCGCGGAGCGCACGATCCTGCTCTCCGACCTGCAGCCGCAGGGGGCGGCGCCGGCGCGCCTCCAGCGCATGCAGCCGCCGGGGCGCTCCGACATCGTCACGCTCGATCGTACGCACTATCTGATGGGCCGGCTGCCCTCCTGCGACCTCCGACTCTACTCGCAGACGGCGTCACGCGAGCACGCGCAGCTGACGGCTCGCGACGGTCGCTGGTACCTCACGCCGGTCACCGGAAAGGTCGTGCTGGTGAACGGCACACAGGTGAAGGAGGAAGTCCCCTTGACGCACAAAATGCGACTTCAGCTCGGAGGCGACGAGCTGCTCTTCCTCGACGAGAGCGGTGCTCCGGCGGTGCAGGAAGGACCGGCGGCGGGCGCGGTGCCCGGCGCCGATCGCTGGCTCGTGATCGCGATCGGGTTGCTGGTGCTGGCGGCGGCGCTGTGGATGTGGGCGGACCGGTGATGGCCACCCGCGCGCGCTACGACGTCGCCCCGTTGGTCGCCTGCGCCGTGCTCGCGTGCGCGTTCGCCGCGCCGACGGCGCGCGCCGAGGACGCTCCCGGCGGCGGACCGAGCGTTACGATCGAGAGCCCGGCGGTCGGCAGCAACACGCCCGCCACCGAGCCCTTCGAGGACCGCTGGCGGATGGAGCTGCCGCCCTATCAGCTCAACGCCAAGGGCCACTGGTGGGATCCCTACAACCAGAACGTCCTCAAGGGCGACATTCCGATCCTCGGCGAAGACATCTTCCTGAAGCTCACCGGCATTTCGAAAACGAGCGTCGAGGGTCGCGGGGCTCCGTCGCCGAGCGGGGTCTCCACCGAGGACCCGAGCAGCTTCGACTTCTTCGGGAACCGCAACGCGATCCTCTTCGATCAGAAGTTCGTGACGCGGTTCGAGCTGCAGAAGGGGCAGACCTCGTTCAAGCCGTTCGAGTGGCAGATCGTCCTCGAAGGCGCGTACGACGTGAACCTGCTCGCGACCGGCGAGAACGGCATCGTCGACCCCGACGTCCGCGACGCGACCGACCGGCTCACGACCCACGCCGCGCTCCAGGAGGCCTTCGTCGAGATCCACCTGGCGGACACCTCGGTGAACTACGACTTCCTCTCGACGAAGATCGGCCGGCAGCCCTTCAACAGCGACTTCCGGAGTCTCCTCTTTTCCGACGTGAACCAGGGCATCCGCTTCTTCGGGAACGCCAACTCGAACCGCTACCAGTACAACCTCGCCTATTTCTATCCGGCCGAGAAGGACACCAACTCCGACCTCAATACGTTCGGGCTCCGCGATCAGCAGATCGCCATCGGCAACCTCTACATCCAGGACTTCCTGAAGCTCGGCTACACGACCCAGTTCAGCTTCCACTATCTGAACGACGACGGGAAGGACGCCGGCTTCGTCTTCGACAACCAGGGCTTTCTGGTGCGGCCCGACCCGGTCGGCGTCGCGCGGCCGCACGACCTCGACGTCTTCTATCTCGGGTGGACGGGGGAAGGGCACCTCGGCTGGGTGAACGTCAGCCACGCCTTCTACCAGGCGCTCGGCCACGACACGTCGAACCCGATCGCGGGACGCGACGTGAACATCGAGGCGCAGCAGGTGTTTCTCGAGCTCTCGATGGACCGCGACTGGATGCGCTATCAGACGTCGGTCTTCTGGTCGTCCGGCGACAGCGACCCGCGCGACGACACCGCGCGCGGCTTCGACACCATCCTCGACAACCCGCAGATCATGGGCGGCAGCTTCAGCTATTGGCAGCGCCAGTCGATCCGCGTCACGGATCGCGGCGGCGTCGCGCTCATGCAGCGTAACAGCGTCGTGCCCGACCTCCGCAGCTCGAAGACCCAGGGCCAGCCGAACTTCGTGAATCCCGGCATCCTGATGGTGAACGTCGGCGCGACCGCCGACCTCACCCAGACGGTGAGCCTCATCGGCAACGCCACCTATCTCCGTTTCGTCGACACCGAGCCGCTGCAGCTCCTGCTCAAGCAGCCCGACGTCCGGCAGGACATCGGCATCGATCTGAGCCTCGGCGTCGAGTACCGGCCCTTCCTCAACAACAACGTCATCGTGAAGGGCTTCGGCGCGATTCTCCAGCCGTTCGGCGGCTTCAACGACATCCTGGAGAGCAACACGCTCTACCAGGTCGGCACGGAAGTGGTGCTGGTCTTCTGATGACGCCCATGCGGAGCAGGCGCGGCATGGGAGGGTGGACGATGAGCGATCGAACGCGATGGATCGGGGTCGGTTTGGCGATCGCGCTGGGGCTGGCGCCGCTCGGAATGCGCGGCGATGCGGGCGCCGACGACACCGTCGCGGCGGCGGCCGAAGCCGCGGGCGAGATCCCGGACAGCGCCCCGAAGCTCCTGCGCCAGACGCAGGCCGAGGCCGACGCCAAGAGCGTCGGCTGCCTCTCCTGTCACCAGGGCATCGAGCCGATGCACGTCTCGGGACAGGTGAACCTCGGCTGCGTCGACTGTCACGGCGGCAACGGGGGCCCGCAGGCTCGCGGAGCCAAGCCGGGCACCGCCGAGTACGCGGCGGCGCGGCAGGACGCGCACGTGGCGCCCCGGCGCCCCGACGTCTGGCGTGATCCGAAGAACCCCGACCGCATCAGCTCGGCGAACCCCGAGCGCAGCTACGCGGCGCTGAACGAGGAGTCGCCCGAATACATACGCTTCGTGAATCCCGGGGACCTGCGCGTCGCGCCGGAAACCTGCGGCGGGTGCCACCTGAACGAGGTGCACCAGGTCGAGCGCAGCCTGATGACGACCTCGGCGCTCCTCTGGGGCGGCGCCGCGTACAACAACGGCATCCTGCCGGCCAAGCGCTACATCGTCGGCGAGTCGTACACGAAGGACGGGAAGCCGCGGAAGCTCAACACCGTGCCGCCGCCGACGCCCGAGGAGCAACGCAAGGGCGTGCTGTCGTTCCTCCTGCCGCTCCCGGCGTGGAACGTCGCGCAGCCTCCCGATCCGCTGCGCGCTTTCGAGCGCGGCGGCAAGATCGACCGGTCGGTCGTATCCGAGGTCGGCAACCCGGGACTCGGCCCGCTCCCCGATCTCCCCGGCAAGCCCGACATGAAGTTCGGCACGCGCGGACTCGGGACCGATCTCCGTATCAGCGCCGGCGTGCTGAACATCCAGAAGACGCGGCTCAACGACCCGCACCTCTCCTTCCTCGGCACCAACGACCAGCCCGGCGACTACCGCTCGAGCGGCTGCACCGGCTGCCACGTGGTCTATGCCAACGACAAGGATCCCGTGCACGCCGCGTCGTACGCGAAGTACGGACACGACGGGCGCTACTTCGGCAAGGACCCGACGATCCCGAAGGACGAGTCCGGCCACCCGATCGAGCATCGCCTGACGCGCGCGATCCCGACGAGCCAGTGCATGGTCTGCCACATGCATCAGCCGAACTCGTTCGTGAACACGTTCCTCGGCTACCAGATGTGGGACTACGAGACCGACGGACAGCTGCTGTGGTCCGCGGAGCAGCGGTACCCGACGGTCGACAAGCCGTGGCCGCTGAACGTCGCGGACTACGAGCCGATGCACGCGAGCCTCCAGCACAACCCCGAGGAGGCGGCGGCGCGCGGGCTCTGGACCGACCGCGAGTTCCTGAAGAACGTCAGCGCGCTCAACAGCAAGACCAAGGAGACGACCTTCGCCGACTACCACGGCCACGGCTGGATCTTCCGCGCCGTCTACAGTCAGGACCGCAAAGGCAACCTGCTCGACAAGAACGGCAAGATCGTCGATCCGAACGATCCGAAGAAGTTCGACAAGGCGGTGCACCTGAAGGACATCCACCTCGAGAAGGGGATGCACTGCGTGGACTGTCACTTCCAGCAGGACGTCCACTCGAACGGCAAGATCTACGGGGAGTATCCCGACGCGATCGAGATCGGCTGCGCCGACTGCCACGGTACGGTCAGCACCTGGGCGACCGTCACGACGAGCGGCCCGGCCGCGCCGGACGGCGGTACGAGCCTCCTCACAGGCCTCACGCCCTGGGGCGAGCGCCGCTTCGAGTGGATCGGCGGCGAGCTCATCCAGCGCTCCATGTTGGAAGAGGGCAAGGAGTGGGAGGTGCCGCAGGTCGTCGACGTGATCGACCCGCTCTCCAAGCACTACAACGAGAAGGCGCGCCTCGCGAAGACGATGCGCGCCGACGGCAAGACCTGGGGCGACGTGCCCGAGAAGGCCGAGGCGCTCGCGCACGGCACCGACACGATGTCGTGCATCTCGTGCCACACGTCGTGGGTCACGAGCTGCTTCGGCTGCCACCTGCCGCAGCAGGCGAACTGGAAGATCGCGAAGAAGCACTACGACGGCGGCGAGACCCGCAACTGGACTTCGTACAACCCGCAGGTCCTGCGCCACGACATCTTCATGCTCGGCAGGCACAGCACGGTGAAGGGCCACACGATCGCGCCCGTCCGCTCGTCGAGCGCCGTCATCATCAGCACCACCAACGCCAACCGCGAGCGCCAGTACTACCAGCAGCCTCCCGTGTCGGCGGAAGGGTACAGCTCGCAGGCGTTCAACGCGCACTTCGCGCACACCGTGCGCGCCAAGGAGACGCGGCAGTGCGACGACTGCCACGTCTCGGCGAGCGGCGACAACAACGCCTGGATGGCGCAGGTGCTGACGCTCGGGACGAATTTCGTGAACTTCGTCGGCCGCTTCGCGTGGGTCGGCGAGGGCGGGCACGGCCTCGAGGCCGTCGCCGTGACGGAGTGGGACGAGCCGCAGGCGGTGATCGGCTCGAACCTGCACCGCATGGCGTATCCCGACAACTTCCAGAGCCACCTCGACCACGACCTCGAGCTGCAGGAGGCGTACGAGCACCCCGGGGTCGACCTCACGAGCCGCGCGGTCGACGTGCAGTCGGTGCAGCTCCGCGGCGAATACCTCTACGTCGCGAACGGCCCCGGCGGCTTCCGCGTCTTCGACGTCGCCAACACCGACAACAAGGGCTTCTCGGAGCGCGTCATCACCGCGCCCGTGTCGCCGCTCGGCCAGCGCGCCTACGTGAAGACGCCGTGGGCGACCGGCGTCGCGCTCCCGACGAACCAGCCGATCCACTACGGGCGCGAGCGCAACCCCGTGAACGAAGAGCAGCCGATGCACCCGCTCTACAAGTACGCCTACGTGAGCGACAAGGTCGAAGGACTCGTCGTCGTCGACGTCGACATGCTCGCCGACGGCGACCCCCGCAACAACTTCCTCGAGAAGGTGGCGAGCTTCAATCCGGACGGTGCGCTCGACGACGCGCGCTACGTCACGATCGCGGGCGAGTACGCCTACGTCCTCTGCAAGCGGGGGCTCGTCGTCGTGAGCATCGCCGACCCCGTGCACCCGAGGATCGTGTCCGAGGTGGGCGCGCCCGACCTCGTCGAGCCCCGCGCCGTGCAGGTCCAGTTCCGCTACGCGTTCGTGACCGACGCGCGCGGTCTCCGCGTCCTCGACGTCACGAACCTCGCCGCTCCCCGCTTCGTCGCCGCGCTCGACATCCCCGAGGCGGGCGACCTCACGGTCGCGCGGACCTATGCCTACGTCCCGGCCGGATCGCAGGGCCTCGCGATCGTGGACGTCGAGCGCCCGGCCAAGCCCGTCCTCTTCCAGATGTTCAACGCCAACGGCGCCCTCGACGACACGCGCGCGGTGCGGGTCGGCGGCACCGACGCCAGCATCTTCGCTTACGTGGCGGACGGGAAGAACGGCCTCCGTGTCCTCCAGCTCATCACCCCCGGCGAGACGCCCGGGAGCGCCGGGTTCAGCCCCGCCCCGACGCCGCGGCTCATCGCGACCCGGCACACCCACGGCCCCGCGCTCGCCCTCTCCCGCGGGCTCGAGCGCGATCGGGCGGTCGACGAGAGCGGCCACCAGGTGGCCGTATTCGGCCGGCTCGGCGCGCGGCCCTTCACCCGCTCCGAAATGGAGCGACTTTTCCTGCGCGGGGGCGAGGTGTTCACGGTCGCCAACGCCGCTCCCGGGAAGCCGCGCGCCTTCGTGCGGCCCGAGCTTCCCGAGGCGGGCATGGGGCCGATCGGTGGCCCGGTGGTGCAGCCGGCCGCGCCCGAGGAAGAGCGGCTTCTGCCCGGACGCCGCTAGCCCACCGCGACCCCGGGGAATTTCCGAGGCATCGCCTTTGTTTTTCGACTTGCGGTGGAATTTTTCCCTCCCCTCGGACAACCGACCTCTGCTAGGGTTTCCACCAGGTCGTCGGCGTCACCGGCGATCAGTGCCGATGCCAATGATTCTGCGCAGCCAACGCTGCGGTGCGCCTTGAAGCCGCCGGCCGAGCGCTGCTAGCGCGTGGATGCTGACGTCAACGTAACCCCTTGCCGAGAGAGGAGGCCCCCATAATGACGACCGGTCGAACCCGAGCGTCCATACTCGTTGCCGCGCTGGTCGCGGTCGCGCTGTCCGCGTCGTCCGCCGCCGCGCAACTGAGTGGCGACCGCCTGAAGTGCGTGCTGGCGAGCGCCAAGGCCTCCCAGAAGTACACCATCGGGAAGTTGAAGGTTCTCCAGAAGTGCAAGAACACGCACCTGAAGGACGGCACCTGCCCGATGCCGGATGGCGGCGCCCTCGCGAAGCTCGAAGGCAAGCTGTCGAGCGCGATCGGGAAGGCGTGCGCGCTCACGCCGACCGACTTCGGCCTGATGGGCTTCCCGGGGCCGTGCACCGATCCCAATCCGGGCGACGACTTCACGACCGCGGACCTGCAGCTCTGCATGCAGACCGCGCACGACGCGTTCGTGGCCGCGACGATGGACCTCATGTACGACGCGACCGTGCCCGGTCCGCTCGGCGGCGATCTCAAGTGTCAGGCCGAGGTCGCGAAGCAGACGATCGGCTTCTCCTCCTGTGTCCTCAAGAGCGTCTCGAAGTGCCGGGACGCGCTCCTCAAGGGCAAGCCGCTCGGTGTTCCGCCGGACTACTGCGCCACCAACGATCCCAAGACGTCCGCGGCGATCCAGAAATGCAACGACAAGCTCACGGCGGGCATCGCGAAGAAGTGCACCAATGCGCAGGTGTCCACGCTGAAGGTGTGCACGCCGGATCAGACGGACGCCGCGAGCGCCGCGACCTGTCTCGTCGATCAGGCGACCGTCTCGCTGGACGGGACCGAGATCACGGTGCC is a genomic window containing:
- a CDS encoding FHA domain-containing protein — protein: MAKDGDDKGFDEHTRIGGAPPKLPGMLPAPPPASSAPPALDEHTRVQSAPPPMAPRPAAPASPPPAAPAAGGDFAERTILLSDLQPQGAAPARLQRMQPPGRSDIVTLDRTHYLMGRLPSCDLRLYSQTASREHAQLTARDGRWYLTPVTGKVVLVNGTQVKEEVPLTHKMRLQLGGDELLFLDESGAPAVQEGPAAGAVPGADRWLVIAIGLLVLAAALWMWADR